The Porphyrobacter sp. HT-58-2 genome has a window encoding:
- a CDS encoding acyl-CoA thioesterase has translation MSATESPAAPFFHPITVEPADIDFMGHVNNARYLNWVQDAVLAHWRGIAPAEDVASKAWVALKHEITYRKPAFLDDAVIAQTVLERFNGARAFYSTLIKRGEEVLAEVQSSWCCIDAETLRPARIGEHLRAFFFPPAP, from the coding sequence ATGTCAGCAACCGAATCCCCCGCCGCGCCCTTTTTTCACCCGATCACGGTCGAACCGGCCGACATCGACTTCATGGGCCACGTCAACAATGCCCGCTATCTCAATTGGGTGCAGGACGCGGTGCTGGCGCATTGGCGCGGGATCGCTCCGGCCGAAGATGTGGCATCCAAGGCATGGGTCGCGCTGAAGCACGAGATCACCTATCGCAAGCCCGCCTTTCTTGATGATGCCGTGATTGCCCAGACCGTGCTGGAACGCTTCAACGGGGCGCGCGCGTTCTATTCGACGCTGATCAAGCGCGGCGAGGAGGTGCTGGCCGAGGTGCAATCAAGCTGGTGCTGCATCGATGCCGAAACCCTGCGCCCCGCGCGCATCGGCGAGCATCTGCGTGCCTTCTTCTTCCCGCCCGCGCCCTAG
- a CDS encoding tetratricopeptide repeat protein: MLRLLSIFCVLACALALPASANKPSKDAEKAWSEGAKTYKAGDMVTTRGHFGRACDGGHARACFNLGVMLTDGIGGAADLPAARQRLSRACDLGWAAGCYNFGNMAMEAKGGGRDDTQARMAHERACREGIAQACNSLAILLESGRGGRADLGRAKQLYQSACDGGANTACDNLRKVATGTPPAPPSTAGLSQADYRMGLDSFNRRLYPGAYQLLRPFADSGDTPSEYAVGWMLAYGEGTSRDYLEAARFLVRAARKGDKGAEEVLARIAPNIRQAEFVYMIDTQGPDMTSLQTFGYDVAVYCQYRGPHCSTWRQRYKKAENENNRRAFAEQMARAWEPLTRPRPGFGNDPRRSDETFSACIARQARTRGVTAGTTVLDFDCY; this comes from the coding sequence ATGCTGCGTCTGCTTTCGATTTTCTGTGTTCTTGCCTGTGCGCTGGCGCTGCCCGCGTCCGCCAACAAGCCAAGCAAGGATGCCGAAAAGGCGTGGAGCGAAGGCGCCAAGACCTACAAGGCCGGGGACATGGTTACCACCCGGGGCCACTTTGGCAGGGCCTGCGATGGCGGCCATGCCCGCGCCTGCTTCAACCTTGGCGTGATGCTGACTGACGGGATCGGGGGCGCCGCCGATCTACCGGCGGCCCGCCAGCGCCTGAGCCGTGCCTGTGATCTCGGCTGGGCAGCGGGGTGCTACAATTTCGGCAATATGGCGATGGAGGCCAAGGGCGGCGGGCGCGATGATACGCAGGCGCGCATGGCGCATGAACGTGCCTGCCGTGAAGGCATAGCGCAGGCCTGCAACAGCCTTGCGATCCTGCTCGAATCCGGGCGCGGCGGACGGGCCGATCTGGGGCGGGCGAAGCAGCTCTATCAGTCTGCCTGCGATGGCGGTGCCAACACCGCCTGCGACAATCTCCGCAAGGTCGCCACCGGCACGCCCCCGGCCCCGCCGTCGACCGCCGGGCTCAGTCAGGCGGATTACCGGATGGGGCTCGATTCCTTCAACCGCAGGCTCTATCCCGGCGCCTACCAGCTGCTGCGCCCCTTCGCCGATTCCGGCGATACGCCGTCCGAATATGCCGTCGGCTGGATGCTGGCCTATGGCGAGGGGACGAGCCGCGATTACCTTGAAGCCGCGCGCTTTCTCGTGCGCGCCGCGCGCAAGGGCGACAAGGGCGCCGAAGAAGTGCTGGCAAGGATTGCGCCCAATATCCGGCAGGCCGAATTCGTCTACATGATCGACACGCAGGGGCCGGACATGACCAGCCTCCAGACCTTCGGTTATGACGTCGCGGTCTATTGCCAGTACCGCGGGCCGCACTGTTCGACCTGGCGCCAGCGCTACAAGAAGGCCGAGAACGAAAACAACCGGCGCGCTTTTGCCGAACAGATGGCGCGGGCGTGGGAACCGCTGACGCGGCCGCGACCCGGCTTTGGCAATGACCCGCGCCGATCGGATGAGACCTTCAGCGCTTGCATCGCACGACAGGCGCGCACCCGCGGGGTGACGGCGGGGACGACGGTGCTCGATTTCGACTGCTACTGA
- a CDS encoding fatty acid desaturase yields the protein MNPHFALPQRPRQRALGLALALAIAGSWLGIHAYGMFVFDLTWSNWPFALMLAVVQCWLSVGVFIVCHDAMHGSLVPGAPRVNGTIGAVLLALYAGFAWKQLRDAHFAHHKLAGHAGDPDFDEHHPDNFWRWYATFFRRYFGWRSLVFVHTVVGIYWLVLDIPMVQIVLLYGLPALGSSLQLFYFGTYRPHCHKPGEDAQRFADRHNTRSEDFGTLASLATCFHFGYHLEHHRRPDVPWWALPAARRAGVGRDALTEKVPA from the coding sequence ATGAACCCGCACTTCGCTCTGCCTCAGCGTCCGCGCCAACGCGCCCTCGGCCTTGCGCTGGCACTGGCGATTGCCGGGAGCTGGCTGGGCATCCATGCCTACGGCATGTTCGTGTTCGATCTGACATGGTCGAACTGGCCCTTTGCGCTGATGCTGGCGGTGGTGCAGTGCTGGCTTTCGGTGGGCGTGTTCATCGTCTGCCACGATGCGATGCACGGCAGCCTCGTGCCGGGCGCGCCGCGTGTGAACGGCACCATCGGCGCGGTGCTGCTGGCGCTGTATGCCGGCTTTGCCTGGAAGCAGTTGCGCGATGCGCATTTTGCCCATCACAAGCTGGCTGGCCATGCGGGCGATCCCGATTTCGACGAGCATCATCCCGACAATTTCTGGCGCTGGTATGCTACTTTCTTCCGGCGCTATTTCGGCTGGCGTTCGCTGGTGTTCGTGCACACTGTCGTCGGGATTTACTGGCTGGTGCTGGACATTCCCATGGTCCAGATCGTGCTGCTCTACGGCCTGCCCGCGCTGGGATCATCGCTGCAGCTGTTTTATTTCGGCACCTATCGCCCGCATTGTCACAAGCCCGGCGAAGACGCGCAGCGCTTTGCGGATCGTCACAACACCCGCTCCGAGGATTTCGGCACGCTGGCGAGCCTCGCCACCTGCTTCCATTTCGGCTATCATCTCGAACATCACCGCCGCCCCGATGTGCCGTGGTGGGCGCTCCCGGCAGCGCGCCGGGCCGGGGTGGGCCGCGACGCATTGACTGAAAAGGTGCCTGCATGA
- a CDS encoding tetratricopeptide repeat protein — protein MTSRFLATITIGAAVIGLAGAGLASGQINGGFPDPGRKHHQRSNCHGAYDLLAKREAGGARLTDAEEDFAEAYEANAAARQPCPAPPDALLAQATNRDVVTQEAFYQLTQYVQQGDAAAHYELALATLNGRVPDVDASLGIATLAEAARLGDPSANYLVGVLRMQPSGLGPQNPAKALEHLEAAAKTEHVDALFMLGLIHAEGIGTKKDAKKALEYFKQAAERGHVHATFSAADLVNRGAGVKADYGLAYRLGRNLVDQGEVVGAVIAASALLQRKDVKKHQNEILHWMAFAETHGDAKIKGDMARFRPQVVSIFDRMNAPPAYRPTERRVCPQRKVCYVDRTTGARNSCHTYTDYWNDCNTTY, from the coding sequence ATGACATCACGATTTCTGGCGACCATCACGATCGGCGCGGCGGTGATCGGGCTGGCCGGGGCGGGCCTCGCCTCGGGCCAGATCAACGGCGGCTTTCCTGATCCGGGGCGCAAGCATCACCAGCGCTCCAACTGCCATGGGGCCTATGACCTGCTGGCGAAGCGTGAGGCGGGCGGGGCCAGGCTCACGGACGCGGAGGAGGACTTTGCCGAGGCCTATGAGGCCAACGCCGCCGCGCGCCAGCCCTGTCCCGCGCCGCCCGACGCGCTGCTGGCGCAGGCAACCAACCGCGACGTGGTGACGCAGGAGGCGTTCTACCAGCTCACCCAGTATGTCCAGCAAGGCGATGCCGCCGCCCATTACGAACTTGCGCTGGCGACGCTGAACGGGCGGGTGCCGGATGTCGATGCGAGTCTCGGCATTGCCACTTTGGCGGAAGCCGCGCGGCTGGGCGATCCCTCGGCCAACTATCTGGTCGGTGTCCTCAGGATGCAGCCCAGCGGTCTTGGCCCGCAGAATCCGGCCAAGGCGCTCGAGCATCTCGAAGCCGCCGCCAAGACCGAGCACGTCGATGCGCTGTTCATGCTGGGGCTGATCCATGCCGAGGGGATCGGTACGAAGAAAGACGCGAAGAAGGCGCTGGAATACTTCAAGCAGGCGGCCGAGCGCGGCCACGTCCACGCCACCTTTTCCGCCGCCGATCTGGTCAATCGCGGGGCCGGGGTGAAGGCCGATTACGGTCTTGCCTACAGGCTCGGGCGCAACCTTGTCGATCAGGGTGAGGTGGTGGGCGCAGTGATCGCCGCCAGTGCCCTGCTTCAACGCAAGGATGTGAAGAAGCACCAGAACGAAATCCTGCACTGGATGGCCTTCGCCGAGACCCACGGCGATGCCAAGATCAAGGGCGACATGGCCCGCTTTCGCCCGCAGGTGGTGAGCATCTTCGACCGCATGAACGCACCGCCCGCCTACCGCCCGACCGAACGCCGCGTCTGCCCGCAGCGCAAGGTCTGCTATGTCGACCGCACCACCGGCGCGCGCAATTCGTGCCACACCTACACCGATTACTGGAACGATTGTAACACCACGTATTGA
- a CDS encoding LPXTG cell wall anchor domain-containing protein — MTDKPKNNTARNAALAAAGAIGSAAIAAALLYAGKRKKKQNEEAQSGAIPSGEPPETD, encoded by the coding sequence ATGACTGACAAGCCCAAGAACAACACCGCCCGCAACGCCGCTCTGGCCGCGGCTGGCGCCATCGGATCGGCGGCCATCGCGGCCGCGCTGCTTTATGCCGGCAAGCGCAAGAAGAAGCAGAACGAGGAGGCCCAGTCCGGCGCGATCCCGTCGGGCGAGCCGCCCGAAACCGACTGA
- the leuC gene encoding 3-isopropylmalate dehydratase large subunit, which yields MASRPRTLYEKIWDAHVVETRDDGTALIYIDRHLVHEVTSPQAFEALKVAGRPVRRPELTLAVPDHNLPTTARLDSAGKPVPIADPESAAQLAMLEVNAPAFGIRYIPATAKEQGIVHVVGPEQGFSLPGTTIVCGDSHTACHGGLGALAFGIGTSEVEHVLATQTLLLQQSKPMEVRVEGDLGPGVSAKDLILHIIGRIGAAGGSGYVIEYRGKVFERMTIEERLTVCNMSIEAGARAGLIAPDDVTFAYIKGRPMAPRGAEWDAAVAYWRTLHSDEGAVFAKSVTINAADVEPSVTWGTSPEDVVPIGGRVPHPEDFADDSKRVAAQKSLDYMGLTPGTPMTQVPIENVFIGSCTNSRIEDLRAAAAVLKGRRKADNVRWAIVVPGSGLVKAMAEEEGLDRIFTEAGFEWREPGCSACLGMNPDKVPPGERCASTSNRNFVGRQGPGARTHLVSPAMAAAAAVTGRLADVRELV from the coding sequence ATGGCCAGCCGCCCGCGCACGCTTTACGAAAAGATCTGGGACGCGCACGTCGTCGAGACGCGCGATGATGGCACCGCGCTGATCTACATCGACCGGCATCTGGTGCACGAAGTTACCAGCCCGCAGGCGTTCGAGGCGCTGAAGGTGGCCGGACGCCCGGTGCGGCGACCTGAACTCACCCTCGCGGTGCCCGATCACAACCTGCCCACCACCGCGCGGCTGGACAGCGCAGGCAAGCCCGTCCCCATCGCCGATCCCGAAAGCGCAGCCCAGCTCGCCATGCTGGAAGTCAACGCGCCCGCCTTCGGCATCCGCTACATCCCCGCGACCGCGAAGGAACAGGGGATCGTCCATGTCGTCGGCCCCGAACAGGGCTTCTCGCTTCCCGGCACCACCATCGTCTGCGGGGATTCGCACACCGCCTGTCACGGCGGCCTCGGTGCGCTCGCCTTCGGGATCGGCACCAGCGAGGTCGAGCATGTGCTGGCGACGCAAACCCTGCTGCTCCAGCAGTCGAAGCCGATGGAGGTGCGGGTCGAGGGTGATCTCGGCCCCGGCGTTTCCGCGAAAGACCTGATCCTCCACATCATCGGCCGCATCGGCGCGGCGGGTGGCTCTGGCTATGTGATCGAATATCGCGGCAAGGTGTTCGAGCGCATGACCATCGAGGAACGCCTCACGGTCTGCAACATGAGCATCGAGGCGGGCGCACGCGCCGGTCTGATCGCGCCCGACGATGTCACCTTCGCCTACATCAAGGGCCGCCCGATGGCCCCCAGGGGCGCGGAGTGGGATGCGGCGGTGGCCTATTGGCGCACGCTCCATTCGGACGAGGGCGCGGTCTTCGCCAAGTCGGTGACGATCAACGCCGCCGATGTCGAACCCAGCGTCACCTGGGGCACCAGCCCCGAGGATGTCGTCCCCATCGGTGGCCGCGTGCCGCACCCCGAGGACTTCGCCGACGATAGCAAGCGCGTCGCCGCGCAGAAGAGCCTCGATTACATGGGCCTCACCCCCGGCACGCCGATGACGCAAGTGCCGATCGAGAACGTCTTCATCGGCAGCTGCACCAACAGCCGGATCGAAGACCTGCGCGCCGCCGCCGCGGTGCTCAAGGGCCGCCGCAAGGCCGACAACGTGCGCTGGGCCATTGTCGTCCCCGGATCGGGTCTCGTGAAGGCCATGGCCGAGGAGGAAGGCCTCGACCGCATCTTCACCGAAGCAGGCTTCGAATGGCGCGAACCGGGCTGTTCGGCCTGTCTCGGCATGAACCCCGACAAGGTTCCGCCGGGCGAACGCTGCGCCTCGACGTCAAATCGCAACTTTGTCGGGCGGCAGGGGCCGGGCGCACGCACGCACCTCGTCTCCCCCGCGATGGCGGCGGCCGCCGCAGTCACCGGGCGCCTTGCCGATGTGCGCGAACTGGTTTGA
- the leuD gene encoding 3-isopropylmalate dehydratase small subunit has protein sequence MEPLTRVEGRAIPLGLKNVDTDIIIPAKWLKTISREGLGAGAFEVLRAEPGNVFDDPAYRHAPILIAGDNYGCGSSREHAAWAMLDLGIRVVIAPSFSDIHSGNAVKNGILPVVLPQEAVDRLLEVAREGQAITVDLESQTVTTPYQDRFAFEIDPFRKHCLLNGLDEVGLTMARGEAIGAFEAQRTAAQPWLMRGTEAA, from the coding sequence ATGGAACCCCTCACCCGCGTTGAAGGCCGCGCCATTCCGCTCGGCCTCAAGAATGTCGATACGGACATCATCATCCCCGCCAAGTGGCTCAAGACCATCAGCCGCGAGGGCCTCGGCGCGGGCGCGTTTGAAGTGCTGCGCGCGGAACCGGGCAACGTGTTCGACGATCCCGCCTACAGGCACGCGCCGATCCTGATCGCGGGCGACAATTACGGCTGCGGGTCGAGCCGTGAGCACGCTGCATGGGCAATGCTCGATCTCGGCATCCGCGTGGTCATCGCGCCGAGCTTTTCCGATATCCATTCGGGCAATGCGGTCAAGAACGGCATCCTGCCCGTGGTGCTGCCGCAGGAGGCGGTCGACCGGCTGCTGGAAGTCGCGCGCGAGGGGCAGGCAATCACGGTCGATCTGGAAAGCCAGACCGTCACCACCCCCTATCAGGATCGCTTCGCCTTCGAGATCGACCCGTTCCGCAAGCACTGCCTGCTGAACGGGCTCGACGAGGTCGGGCTGACCATGGCGCGGGGCGAGGCGATCGGCGCCTTCGAGGCGCAGCGTACCGCCGCCCAGCCGTGGCTGATGCGCGGCACTGAGGCCGCATAG
- a CDS encoding tetratricopeptide repeat protein, with translation MRIAASARHWGAVLAGLALATAAIPAQARQAQTPTSPASTFQSGWAAYQRGDFATARTLFQRACDGKNAQACFNLGYMLRTGQGGPADLPKALNLYQRACDGNEAQGCFSLGLMLSKGMGVPADLPKARSAFQRACDGNDVDGCFNLGLMLVNAQGGPAHLPNARTALQRACDLKDAGGCYNLGVLLRDGKGGPADLPRARSLFERACDGKSAEGCSGLATMLAKGEGGSADLPRARSLAQRACDGGNAHGCFSLGTFLVKGEGGAFDLPAARAAFQRACDGGYTRGCTARSMLGQ, from the coding sequence ATGCGGATCGCGGCAAGCGCGCGGCATTGGGGGGCGGTGCTGGCGGGGCTGGCACTGGCAACAGCGGCAATCCCGGCACAGGCAAGGCAGGCACAAACGCCGACCTCGCCTGCGAGCACATTTCAGTCTGGCTGGGCGGCTTACCAGAGAGGTGATTTTGCCACGGCACGAACCCTGTTCCAGCGCGCCTGCGATGGCAAGAATGCACAGGCCTGCTTTAACCTTGGGTACATGCTGAGGACAGGCCAAGGCGGCCCTGCCGATCTGCCCAAAGCATTGAACCTTTACCAGCGCGCATGCGACGGGAACGAAGCTCAGGGATGTTTCAGTCTGGGGCTTATGCTTTCGAAGGGCATGGGGGTCCCTGCCGACCTGCCCAAGGCGCGAAGCGCGTTCCAGCGCGCCTGTGACGGGAACGACGTGGATGGATGCTTCAACCTGGGCCTCATGCTCGTGAACGCCCAGGGTGGTCCTGCCCACCTGCCAAACGCGCGAACCGCCCTTCAGCGCGCCTGCGATCTGAAAGATGCAGGGGGATGCTACAATCTGGGCGTCTTGCTGAGGGACGGCAAAGGCGGACCCGCCGACCTCCCGCGCGCGCGGAGCCTGTTCGAGCGGGCCTGCGATGGCAAGAGTGCGGAGGGCTGCTCCGGCTTGGCCACAATGCTGGCGAAAGGCGAGGGTGGCTCTGCCGATCTGCCGCGTGCGCGGAGCCTGGCGCAGCGCGCCTGTGATGGCGGCAACGCGCACGGCTGTTTCAGTTTGGGCACCTTCCTGGTGAAGGGCGAAGGCGGCGCTTTCGATCTGCCCGCGGCGCGAGCCGCCTTTCAGCGCGCCTGCGATGGGGGATACACAAGAGGTTGTACGGCGCGGAGTATGCTGGGGCAGTAG